From a single Rutidosis leptorrhynchoides isolate AG116_Rl617_1_P2 chromosome 5, CSIRO_AGI_Rlap_v1, whole genome shotgun sequence genomic region:
- the LOC139849409 gene encoding protein ALP1-like, protein MSSSSSSSGDSFTKYTINVIENLSGEEEVNSRRYIRRNHYEAHDRLMDDYFNEGCKYSTDNFKRRFRMRRRVFLRIMNDILSYSANPLPYYFRWFHRRQDSRGKWNISPHLKMTAALRQLAYGYTPDALDEYLQMSERVARESLHNFCRCIIDLYANVYLREPTLHDIHRLYEGHERIHGFPGMLGSIDCMHWAWAKCPVAWRGQYMRGDHSHLTIMLEAVASYDNWIWHAYFGVAGSHNDINVLNTSDLFNSMLNEEMPDVPYQINGVHYSRGYYLADGIYPTWAAFVKGFSSAVDEKRTYFTKKQASARKDVERTFGILQGRWPNLQQPARAYDVNIMRQLMYTCIVIHNIIIEDNGYNLDENDWVVEPVQHIQRTWIDRCDARARRTRELRDREVHEGIRSDLVEHLWDLRDDL, encoded by the coding sequence ATGTCGTCTTCTTCGAGTTCTTCCGGCGACTCGTTCACGAAGTACACAATAAACGTAATTGAAAATTTATCcggtgaagaagaagttaactcacGTCGTTATATACGTCGAAATCATTATGAAGCACATGATCGTTTGATGGACGATTATTTTAACGAGGGTTGCAAATATTCAACTGATAATTTCAAACGAAGATTTCGAATGCGGCGACGTGTTTTTCTTAGGATTATGAATGATATTCTAAGCTACTCAGCAAATCCATTGCCGTATTATTTTAGATGGTTTCATCGAAGACAAGATTCACGTGGTAAGTGGAATATTAGCCCACATTTGAAGATGACAGCCGCGCTACGTCAGCTAGCATACGGTTATACACCGGATGCGTTGGATGAGTATCTTCAAATGTCCGAACGAGTTGCTCGGGAATCTCTACACAACTTTTGTAGGTGTATCATTGATTTGTATGCTAACGTGTACCTAAGAGAGCCTACTTTGCATGACATTCATCGTTTGTATGAAGGTCATGAAAGGATTCATGGTTTTCCGGGCATGTTGGGTAGTATAGATTGTATGCACTGGGCATGGGCAAAATGTCCAGTTGCGTGGAGAGGACAGTATATGCGAGGTGATCACAGTCACCTAACTATTATGCTTGAAGCGGTCGCCTCGTATGATAATTGGATTTGGCATGCGTATTTTGGTGTAGCGGGTTCACACAACGATATTAATGTGCTAAACACTAGTGATTTGTTCAACTCAATGCTTAATGAGGAAATGCCTGACGTTCCTTATCAAATAAACGGGGTTCATTATAGCAGGGGGTATTATTTAGCTGACGGTATTTACCCAACTTGGGCGGCATTTGTTAAGGGATTTTCAAGTGCCGTTGACGAAAAACGTACTTACTTTACAAAGAAACAAGCGAGTGCTCGCAAAGATGTTGAAAGAACGTTTGGGATCCTACAAGGCCGTTGGCCTAATCTTCAGCAACCCGCACGAGCTTACGATGTGAATATAATGAGACAACTAATGTACACCTGCATCGTGATACACAACATCATTATCGAAGACAATGGATACAACCTTGATGAGAATGATTGGGTAGTTGAGCCCGTCCAACATATACAACGTACGTGGATCGATAGGTGCGACGCTCGAGCAAGAAGAACGAGGGAGTTACGTGATAGAGAAGTGCATGAAGGCATACGATCTGATTTGGTTGAACATTTGTGGGATCTTCGTGACGACCTATGA